Proteins encoded within one genomic window of Theobroma cacao cultivar B97-61/B2 chromosome 7, Criollo_cocoa_genome_V2, whole genome shotgun sequence:
- the LOC18593344 gene encoding probably inactive leucine-rich repeat receptor-like protein kinase At2g25790 isoform X1, with the protein MSNKEAKAHSLLFMFMFLFVLNFSLSQVDDLELLLSFKSSINDPSGFLSNWNSSTPLCMWHGITCNNFSRVKVIDLVKKNISGIISSSIFHLVEIETINLSNNQLLGEIPKDLASSVSLLYLNFSNNHLTGEVPKFSFSLEILDLWGNLLSGKIPSQIGACSNLQELDLGGNNLEGRIPSCISNISRLQILTLACNKLVGRIPRALTKMKSLKWISFGYNNFSGEIPQELVGLVSLSFLDLAYNNLSGQIPSSLGNLTNLQHLLLFGNKLTGLLPRSIFGLKKLIEIDLSDNYLFGEIPELIIKLQSLEILYLFLNDFTGKIPNALASLPRLHVINLSSNSLIGEIPSLICNLTSIVVIGLADNNLSGIIPPCPGNISKSLTVLDLWKNSVHGPILETFGQDCGLRNLNFHGNKLEGSLPRSLANCRNLELVDIGNNKLNGSFPYWLYTLPELQVLGLRSNKLRGVLHSSKTSHPFPKLRILDLANNEFTGPLPKGIIKNMKAMINLKEQQSSSQYMRGIYYPYYFNLTVKGFYIKLYETTTTFASIDLSNNNFHGEIPSVIGKLSSLRGLNLSHNSLSGHIPTSMGNLTSLEWLDLSSNMLTGQIPSKLIDMTFLTFLNLSNNQLTGPIPQGKQFNTFENGSYEGNLALCGFPLLKACNNDGRKQSPSFLKEADDSETKINFGWKVVLIGYGCGLIFGVVVGYVTFKNGEPKWFVTLYHVKYHGKGRR; encoded by the coding sequence ATGTCAAATAAAGAAGCTAAAGCACACTCATTGTTGTTCATGTTCATGTTTTTATTCGTACTAAATTTTAGCTTGTCTCAGGTTGATGATCTCGAGCTCCTCTTATCCTTCAAATCCTCAATCAATGATCCGTCTGGCTTCCTCTCCAACTGGAATTCCTCTACCCCATTGTGCATGTGGCATGGAATCACTTGCAATAATTTTTCTAGGGTAAAGGTAATTGATCTcgttaagaaaaatatttctgGGATAATTTCATCTTCGATTTTTCATTTGGTAGAGATTGAGACTATCAATCTTTCAAACAACCAACTCTTAGGTGAAATTCCCAAAGACTTGGCTTCTTCTGTGTCACTTCTATATCTTAATTTTAGTAACAACCACTTGACCGGTGAAgttccaaaattttcattttcattggAAATATTGGATCTCTGGGGTAACTTGCTTTCTGGAAAAATTCCATCACAAATTGGAGCATGCTCGAATCTACAAGAACTTGATCTTGGTGGCAATAATTTGGAAGGGAGAATTCCGAGCTGCATATCAAATATCAGCAGGTTGCAAATCTTGACTCTTGCTTGTAACAAATTGGTTGGCCGAATTCCACGTGCATTAACCAAAATGAAGAGCTTGAAGTGGATATCCTTTGGCTATAACAACTTTTCTGGCGAAATTCCACAAGAACTTGTTGGTTTAGTTTCTTTGAGTTTTCTTGATCTTGCCTACAACAATCTTAGTGGACAAATTCCATCTTCACTCGGAAACCTCACCAATCTACAACACCTCTTGCTCTTCGGTAACAAGCTTACAGGTTTGCTTCCTCGATCCATTTTTGGTCTCAAAAAGCTTATTGAAATTGATCTTAGtgataattatttatttggtgAGATTCCAGAACTCATAATTAAGTTACAGAGCTTGGAGattctttatcttttcttgAACGACTTTACTGGAAAAATTCCAAATGCTCTAGCATCTTTGCCTCGTCTTCATGTGATTAATCTTTCTTCAAAcagcttgattggagaaattCCTTCTTTGATCTGCAATCTAACTTCCATCGTAGTTATTGGCCTAGCTGATAACAACTTAAGTGGAATAATTCCACCATGTCCGGGAAACATCAGCAAAAGTCTTACAGTCTTAGATTTGTGGAAGAATAGTGTTCATGGACCCATCCTCGAAACATTCGGTCAGGACTGTGGGTTGAGAAACCTCAACTTCCATGGCAATAAATTGGAAGGGTCCCTACCACGATCCTTGGCCAATTGTAGAAACCTAGAATTGGTGGACATTGGTAACAACAAGTTAAATGGCAGTTTCCCCTATTGGCTGTATACTCTGCCAGAATTACAAGTTCTTGGTTTACGGTCAAACAAATTGCGTGGTGTCTTACACAGTTCCAAGACCAGCcatccctttcccaagttacGGATTCTTGACCTTGCTAACAATGAATTCACTGGTCCTTTGCCCAAAGGCATAATAAAAAACATGAAAGCCATGATTAATCTCAAAGAACAACAAAGTTCTTCTCAATATATGCGTGGAATATATTATCcttattatttcaatttaacgGTGAAAGGATTTTACATTAAACTTTATGAAACCACAACAACATTCGCAAGCATTGATCTCTCAAATAATAACTTTCATGGAGAGATTCCAAGTGTTATTGGAAAGCTGAGTTCACTTAGAGGGCTCAATCTTTCGCATAACAGCCTTAGTGGTCATATCCCTACATCAATGGGAAATTTGACTAGTCTCGAATGGTTAGACCTCTCTTCAAACATGCTCACTGGGCAAATTCCTAGCAAGTTGATAGACATGACATTTCTTACCTTCTTAAATCTTTCAAATAACCAACTCACAGGACCAATTCCTCAAGGCAAACAGTTCAATACATTTGAAAATGGCTCATACGAAGGAAACTTGGCACTATGTGGCTTTCCATTGTTGAAAGCTTGCAACAATGATGGAAGAAAACAATCTCCATCATTCTTGAAAGAGGCAGATGACTCAGAGACCAAGATCAATTTCGGCTGGAAAGTTGTGTTGATAGGCTATGGATGCGGACTAATATTTGGAGTTGTTGTGGGATATGTTACATTCAAAAATGGTGAACCAAAATGGTTTGTGACATTGTATCACGTCAAATATCATGGAAAGGGAAGAAGATGA
- the LOC18593343 gene encoding uncharacterized protein LOC18593343 encodes MKQKIVIKVSMHCDKCRTKALKIAAAADGVISVELQGPEKDKLMIVGDGIDAACLTWYLRKKLSHASLEMVEEVKDKKVEEKKDAGEKDGEKKEPKSPTTLVLCCPQPQLEYFAVVTEPNPGPCTIL; translated from the exons ATGAAG CAAAAGATTGTTATCAAGGTATCAATGCACTGTGACAAATGCCGGACCAAGGCCCTGAAGATTGCTGCTGCAGCAGATG GTGTGATATCAGTGGAATTGCAGGGTCCAGAGAAAGATAAACTGATGATAGTTGGAGATGGGATTGATGCAGCCTGCTTGACTTGGTACTTGAGAAAAAAGCTTTCCCATGCAAGCTTAGAGATGGTGGAAGAAGTGAAGGACAAAAAGgtggaagagaagaaagatgCAGGTGAAAAAGATGGAGAGAAGAAAGAGCCAAAATCACCCACAACTCTAGTTTTATGCTGTCCACAGCCTCAGCTGGAATATTTTGCAGTGGTCACTGAGCCCAATCCAGGCCCTTGCACTATATTGTAA
- the LOC108662692 gene encoding uncharacterized protein LOC108662692, whose protein sequence is MKQKIIIKVSMHCSKCRTKAMKIASVADGVTSVALHGPERDKLIIVGDGVDAACLTSSLRKKLCHASLEIVEEVKEKKPEQPKPPTPILYCPQPQPQPQFEYFTVVSEPPPGPCTIM, encoded by the exons ATGAAG caaaagataattattaagGTGTCAATGCATTGCAGCAAATGCAGGACAAAGGCCATGAAGATAGCTTCTGTGGCAGATG GAGTGACATCTGTGGCTTTACATGGACCCGAAAGAGATAAACTGATCATAGTGGGAGATGGGGTTGATGCAGCATGTTTGACCAGCTCCTTGAGGAAGAAGCTTTGTCATGCAAGCTTAGAAATAGTAGAAGAAGTGAAGGAGAAAAAACCAGAACAACCCAAACCACCCACTCCAATTTTATATTGTCCACAACCACAACCCCAGCCCCAGTTTGAATATTTTACAGTGGTTTCTGAGCCCCCTCCAGGTCCTTGTACTATCATGTGA
- the LOC18593344 gene encoding probably inactive leucine-rich repeat receptor-like protein kinase At2g25790 isoform X2, with protein MSNKEAKAHSLLFMFMFLFVLNFSLSQVDDLELLLSFKSSINDPSGFLSNWNSSTPLCMWHGITCNNFSRVKVIDLVKKNISGIISSSIFHLVEIETINLSNNQLLGEIPKDLASSVSLLYLNFSNNHLTGEVPKFSFSLEILDLWGNLLSGKIPSQIGACSNLQELDLGGNNLEGRIPSCISNISRLQILTLACNKLVGRIPRALTKMKSLKWISFGYNNFSGEIPQELVGLVSLSFLDLAYNNLSGQIPSSLGNLTNLQHLLLFGNKLTGPIPQGKQFNTFENGSYEGNLALCGFPLLKACNNDGRKQSPSFLKEADDSETKINFGWKVVLIGYGCGLIFGVVVGYVTFKNGEPKWFVTLYHVKYHGKGRR; from the exons ATGTCAAATAAAGAAGCTAAAGCACACTCATTGTTGTTCATGTTCATGTTTTTATTCGTACTAAATTTTAGCTTGTCTCAGGTTGATGATCTCGAGCTCCTCTTATCCTTCAAATCCTCAATCAATGATCCGTCTGGCTTCCTCTCCAACTGGAATTCCTCTACCCCATTGTGCATGTGGCATGGAATCACTTGCAATAATTTTTCTAGGGTAAAGGTAATTGATCTcgttaagaaaaatatttctgGGATAATTTCATCTTCGATTTTTCATTTGGTAGAGATTGAGACTATCAATCTTTCAAACAACCAACTCTTAGGTGAAATTCCCAAAGACTTGGCTTCTTCTGTGTCACTTCTATATCTTAATTTTAGTAACAACCACTTGACCGGTGAAgttccaaaattttcattttcattggAAATATTGGATCTCTGGGGTAACTTGCTTTCTGGAAAAATTCCATCACAAATTGGAGCATGCTCGAATCTACAAGAACTTGATCTTGGTGGCAATAATTTGGAAGGGAGAATTCCGAGCTGCATATCAAATATCAGCAGGTTGCAAATCTTGACTCTTGCTTGTAACAAATTGGTTGGCCGAATTCCACGTGCATTAACCAAAATGAAGAGCTTGAAGTGGATATCCTTTGGCTATAACAACTTTTCTGGCGAAATTCCACAAGAACTTGTTGGTTTAGTTTCTTTGAGTTTTCTTGATCTTGCCTACAACAATCTTAGTGGACAAATTCCATCTTCACTCGGAAACCTCACCAATCTACAACACCTCTTGCTCTTCGGTAACAAGCTTACAG GACCAATTCCTCAAGGCAAACAGTTCAATACATTTGAAAATGGCTCATACGAAGGAAACTTGGCACTATGTGGCTTTCCATTGTTGAAAGCTTGCAACAATGATGGAAGAAAACAATCTCCATCATTCTTGAAAGAGGCAGATGACTCAGAGACCAAGATCAATTTCGGCTGGAAAGTTGTGTTGATAGGCTATGGATGCGGACTAATATTTGGAGTTGTTGTGGGATATGTTACATTCAAAAATGGTGAACCAAAATGGTTTGTGACATTGTATCACGTCAAATATCATGGAAAGGGAAGAAGATGA